CTCCCCGCGAGCGTGCCCAGCGTGCCGTCGTGGCCGTGGTGCCCGGCGAGGGCCTGGTGGGGCTGTACACCGAGGCCGGCGCGACCACCGTGCTCGCGCGCCCCGGGGAGCCGCCCGCCAGCGGCGAGCTCGTACAGGCCGTACGGCGGGCCCACGCGCGCGAGGTCGTGCTGCTGCCCAACGACGCCGAGCTGCGCCACACCGCCGCCGCGGCGGCCGAGCGGGCTCGTACCGAGGGCATCCGCGTGGCCCTCATCCCGACCCGTTCGGCGGTGCAGGGCATCGCGGCGCTGGCCGTGCACGAGCCGGAGCGCCGCTTCGACGAGGACGTGGTGTCGATGACCTCGGCGGCCGGCGCGACCCGCTACGCCGAGGTCACCGTCGCCGAACGCCAGGCCTGGACGATGGCCGGCATCTGCCAGGCCGGTGACGTCCTCGGCCTGATCGACGGCGACGTGGCCGTGATCGGCTCGGACGTCACGGCCACAGCCGAGGCCGTCCTGGACCGCATGCTCGCGGCCGGGGGCGAGATGGTCACCCTGGTGCTCGGCGACGAGGCCCCCGACACCATCGCCGAGCACCTGGAGGGCCGGGTCCGCGAGGGGTACCTCGCCGTCGACACGGTCGTGTACCGGGGCGGACGGCAGGGAGCCCTGCTGCTCATCGGCGTGGAGTGAGCGGGACCGGCGATCAGCCCTCCGCCACGAGCCGGAGCATCTGCTCCGCCTCCGCCCGCCGGGCCCGCACGGCCTCGCCGTCGCCGTCCCCGTCGTCGGTCTCGGAGCCGTCGTAGCCGCCGTAGCGGTCGTACGTCGCCAGCACCGCACGCGCGCGTGCCGCCGCGTCGGCCGGGCGGCCCAGGTCGGCCTCCAGCCGGCCCGCGGCGAGCTCGGCCCCGGTGCGGCTGTGCAGGGCGGCGTCCCCGAGGGAGGCGAACACCTCCGCCGCCCGCAGCACTTGGGACAGGGACTCCTCGAACACGGCCCGGGCCGGGGCGTCGTCGGTGCCGTCGGAAACGGACCGGGCCAGCAGGTCGCCGAACTGCCGGTAGGTGTGGCCGAGTTCGGCGACGAGCCGCTGCCGCGACTCCGCGTCGGCCGTCGTGTCCCGCGCCGCCTCGCCCTCCCGGACCGCCTCCGCCATCAGGGCGCGCGCCTGCGCCAGACCGTCCTGCGCGCGCAACGCCAGCCAGGCACGGGCGCGCAGGGAGCGGATCAGCCCGTGGACGTTGCCGAGCTCGCGCCACAGGTCGCCCGCGCGCGCGTAGGCCCGGTCCGCCTCGTCGGCCAGCCCGGCCTGTCCGAGGGACTCCCCGGCCAGGTGGGCCAGGGTCGCGTGGTCGTGCTGCTCGGGCCAGTGCCGGGCGATCTCGGCGGCCTGGAGACGCCGTTCGGCGGCAGCGCGGTGCTCGCCGAGTTCGCTCAGGCAGTCGCCGAGCCACCACTGCGCCTGCACGATCGCCCCGTCGCCGTGCGTCTCGGCGGTCAGGTCGGGCAGCGCCGACTCCAGGACCTCGGCGGCCTCGGCCCACCGTCCCTGCCGCAGCAGGAACCCGCCGAGCTGCTGCCGGGCCCAGGCGCCCAGCGTCGCACTCTCGCCCGCCTCGTCGGCCCAGTGCACGGCCTCCAGGGCGTGCCGAGCGGCCTCTACGGCCTCGCCCCGGCCGCCGGTCAACTCGGCGAGCTGGAGGTGCAGCTGGGCCCGTCCGGGCGCCTCCAGCTGGGCTCCGCCGTGCTCCAGGGCCGCCCGCAGCGCCCGCTCCGCCTCCGCCATGTCGCCCAGGTGGTGGGCGAGGGAGGCCAGCCGGGCCTCGTACTCCACCGCGAACCACGGCAGCCCCGCGGCGACGAACGCCGCCGCGCCCCGCGCGAACAGCCCCGCGGACGTCTCCAGGTCCCCGGCCAGTCCGGCCAGCTCGGCGAGCATCGCCTGTGCCTCGGCGGCCCGCGCGGCCAGCCGCACGTCCTCCCCGGCCCGCCCGTCGACGAGTGCCAGGACTTCCCGGACAGCGGCTTCGGCCTCTGCGAGACCCTCCCCGGCCCTGCGGTCCCCGGCCTCGTGCGCCCGGCGCATCAGGATCCGGGCCCGCCCCATCAGGACGGACGCCGTCTGCCGTATCCCGGTGTCGCCGGCGGCGTACAGCGCGAGGATCTCGTCGTAGGGGCCGGACACGGCCGCGAGCGCCGCCTCCACGTCACCCCCGAGAGCACGCACGTACGCCGCACGCGTGCGTGCCGCCAGGGCCTCCCCGGGGTCACCCGCCGCCGCGTACAGCTTTGCGGCCCGTTCGAAGAGCGCGGCGCCCTCGGGGCCGAGACCCATCGCCTCGTGGTCGGCCATCTCGGCCCGGTCGCGCGGGTCCAGCTCCACGCCCTCCGCGGCTTCGGCGACCGCCGCCCACGCCTCCACGGCGTCCGGCCGCAGGTTGTCCGACAGCCGCCGTGCCTCGGCCAGCAGGGCGGGCAGATCCGGCTGCCCGGTGGCGGCGCCCGTGACCTTCGGGGGAGCGGGCGGCGGCACCGGCCGTACCGACCGCACCCCCAGCGGCAGCCGCTCCACCAGCGGGCGCTGTTCCATACGCGCGCGTGCCCGCTCGCTGACGTACGTCGTGCCGTTGCGCTCGTCGAAGCGGGCCGCCAGGGCGAGGGCCTCCGCACGCGCGTGCGTGGCCAGTTCCCCGGCGGTCCACTCGCGGCCGGCTGGACCGGGCACCTGCCGGTCACCCAGCCCCAGCCCGGTCAGGCGGTCCATGAGCAGGGCCACCACGCTCATGAAGTCCAGCTTGCTCTGCGGCTGCCCGTCGTCGGTGAAGTACGCCGGCCGCTCCGCGAGCAGCTCCAGAGCGCGCGCCTCGTTGCCGGTCAGCGCGCAGAACTCCACGTGCTCCGCGTAGGCGCCGCGCATGCTCTCCGTGGCCCGTACCAGCCGGAAGCCCCGCAGATGGTTCGCGCGTGCCTCGTCCAGGCGGCCCAGCCGCAGCAGCGGCACCAGGGAGGAGGCGAGGGCCGCGTGCGGCTCGTGGGCACAGGCGTACTCGCCCTCCAGCACCGGCCGCCACAGCTCCAGCGCCTGCGCGTCCCGGCCCTGCTCCGCCTGCCACCAGCCCTGCCCGTGCAGTTCGCAGGCGTGGCAGTCGGCCATGCTGTCCCGGTCGGCGGCCAGCCACGCGGCATACGCCCGCTCGGCCCGCGCCAGGTCCCCCACATGCGCGGCCACGCTGTGCTCGGCGCTGCGCACGGCCCGCTCGGAGTACCCGGCGAGCCGGTAACGGTGCTCCATCTCGCCGAGCCACTTCTCGATCGACGCGAGCGGGATGTGCGGCTGGTCGAGCATGCCGGACGACACCCACTTGAAGACCCAGTGCAGGGAGTGGGTCTCGTACTCGTCGAAGTCCTCGGGGCGTTCGTCCCACATGCGCAGCAGCCGCGCGAACGGGACGAACACCCTGGCCTTCTCGGAGCTGTAGTTGTAGACCTTCAGCTGGTGTCCGAGCGCCTCGATCACCGCGAGCGGGACGTTCAGCTTCTCTGCGGCGGTCAGCAGTTCCTCGGCGCGCGCGTTGCGGGCCGGGCCCTCCGGCTGCTCGGAGTTCTCCGCCATCGCCCGGCGCAGGGCGTCGAAGTCCGTGATCTCGCTCATGCCTGACCGTCCTCGCTGTGCGTGGCCCACTCCAGGAGGCCGATGAACGCGCGGTTGAGCAGTGCCGAGTCGGCGGGCCGAAGCGGTCGCTGCGCCATCAGCAGCGCCTGCCCGTACAGCGACTCCGTGGCGGTGCCGATCAGCTCCGGGTCGTGCAGCGAGCTGATCCGCCGGACGAGCGGGTTGAGGTGGTTGAGCACCAGACGCGCGCGGGGGGCGCTGCCGCGAAGGGAGCCGAGGATGCCCGCCCACAGGTCGTCGGCCTGCGCCTCGGCGTCGGCCCGGGCCTGTTCGTGCCGGGCGTCCCGGTCGTCGAGGTGCAGCGCGGGCAGCGAGAGCGGGTGGAAGGCCCTCAGCACCACGTCGCAGCCCAGCGGGTCGAGCCGGGCCCGGGCCGCCGCCAGGAAGCCGGACAGAGCCAGCTCCTCGGCCGGGTCGACCGCGTCCAGATGCGCGGTCACCGTCTCGGCGTCCAGCTCGGCGACCACGGTCCCCGGCCGCACCGACGGCAGCGCCTCCACCAGCTCGCTGTCGTACGTGTAGCCGCCGTTGATCACGCCGATGCCCTGCGCGGACGCGATCGGCGCGACCTGCCGGTACTCCTCGACGGTCCGCGTGAAGTGCACCACCGGGTGCCGCTGCGCGAACTCCTCCAGGGACAGCCGCCCGTCGGTCGTCTCGAAGGGCAGCCACGGCAGCATCGTGCGCAGCATCTCCCGGTCGTGCCGGGCCAGGGACTTCACGCCCAGGTGGTGCACCGACAGGAACGCGGCCAGCCGCTCCGGATCACCGGCGGCCAGACCGGTCAGCCAGGCCCGGATCCGCTCGCCCAGCGCCTCCCGTACGGCGGTCAGCGTCTCGTCCTCGTACAGCGCCTCGCGCGACGCCGTCGGCCGCAGACTGTCCGTGTCCAGGACACAGCGCACGAAGAACGCCCAGTCGGGCAGCAGCTGTTCGGCCCGCTCGGTCAGCAACATGCCCTTGAGGTGCACGCGGTGCCCCGCGCGCTGGGCCGGGCTGACCGCCGACGGCAGCACGTAGGCCACCCCGCGGATGCCGGCCAGCGGCACCGCCAGGTCGATCGTGTCCAGTGGGGTGAAGCCGAACAGCTCGTGGCAGTGCCGGGCCAGGGCGACACGGCGACCGGCCGGGCTCGGATACGACCGGTCCCAGGGCGCCGGGAGGTCGGTGACCGGCTCGTCGCCCACCCGGACGTCGTACGGCAGCAGCGACCCGAAGTCCCGCGCCAGCGCGCCGACCCGCTCGGGCGTGAGCCACTGAGCGGCTCCGGCCCGGGCCACCAGATGCACGGTGGTGCCCGGTTCGGGACGCTCGGCGTCCGGCAGCGTCCGCACGGTGTACGAACCGTCGTCGGACGCCGTCCACTCCACCGGCGGCGCCCCGGGCGTACGGGCGCTGCGGCTGACCACCCGGATCCGCTCGGCGACGACGAAGCAGGCCAGCAGGCCGATGCCGAACTGCCCGAGAAAGTCGGAACGCGCCTCCTGAAGGCCCTCGGCGCGCTTGGAACTGCGCCCGATCGTGGCGAGCAGGTCGTGCACGTCCGCCTCGGTGAGCCCGACACCGGTGTCCTCGACGCGCAGGGCGCCGCCCTCCGCGGACAGCCGCACCCGGGCCGGAGCGTCGGGTTCCGCCGCGCGTCTGGCGGTGATGGCGTCCACGGCGTTCTGCAGCAGCTCGCGCAGATACACCTTGGGACTGGAGTAGAGATGCTGGGAGAGCAGGTCCACCAGGCCCCGCAGGTCGACCTGGAACGTATGAGGTGACTGAGGCGAATGGGACGGCTGGGATGCCTGTGAGGTCTGGGAGTCCATCTTCACGGCGCCGGTGGGGGACTCGCGACGGCGCGGGGTCGGGCGGTCCTGGTGGGAAGGTGACCGCGAAGGAGGGCCGGGAGGGCGTCATCCTAAGGCCCGAACCAGCCGCCTGACCAGGGGTTTCCGGGACGTATACGGCGACGTGCGCCAAGGCCTCTACGGCATTGTCAGTGGTGTGGTGTGCAATGGATCTCGTGCCCGCACTTCACGAACCGCTGCGACAACCACTGAAGTCGGTGCTCGGCCCCGCCACCGCGAAGGTGATGGCCGAGCACCTCGGCCTGCTCACCGTCGGCGACCTCCTCCACCACTACCCGCGCAGGTACGAGGAGCGCGGCCAGCTCACGCACCTCGCCGACCTGCCCATGGACGAGCACGTCACGGTGGTCGCCCAGGTCGCCGACGCCCGCCTGCACACCTTCGCCTCAGCCAGGGCCCCGCGCGGCAAGGGCCAGCGCCTGGAGGTCACGATCACGGACGGCAGCGGCCGCCTCCAACTGGTCTTCTTCGGCAACGGCGTTCACAAGCCCCACAAGGAGCTCCTGCCGGGCACCCGCGCGATGTTCGCGGGCAAGGTCTCCGTCTTCAACCGCCGCCTCCAACTCGCCCATCCGGCCTACGAGTTGCTGCGTGGTGACTCCGAAGACCCCGGCGAGTCCGTCGAGACCTGGGCGGGCGCCCTGATCCCGATCTACCCGGCCACCGCCAAGCTGGAGTCCTGGAAGATCGGCAAAGCGATCCAGACGGTCCTGCCCACCGCCCAGGAGGCCCTCGACCCGCTGCCGGACTCCCTGCGCGAGGGCCGCGGCCTGGTCCCCCTCCCCGAAGCCCTCCTGAAGATCCACCGCCCGCACACCAAGGCGGACATCGAGGACGCCCGCGCCCGCCTCAAGTGGGACGAGGCCTTCGTCCTCCAGGTCGCCCTGGCCCGCCGCCGCCACGCGGACGCCCAGCTCCCGGCGGTCCCCCGCGAACCCAGCCCCGACGGCCTCCTCACGGCCTTCGACGCCCGCCTCCCCTTCACCCTCACCGAGGGCCAGCAGCGAGTCTCCCGGGAGATCTTCGACGACCTGGCGACCGAGCATCCGATGCACCGCCTGTTGCAGGGGGAGGTCGGATCGGGCAAGGCCCAGCCCCTCGACTCGCTGGTGCTCACACCCACGGGCTTCCGCCCCATGGGGGATCTGCGGGTGGGTGACGAGGTGGTGGTGCCGGACGGGGACATCGCGCTGATCGCCGGCGTCTTTCCTCAGGGAGAGCGCGATGTGTGGCGACTGGTCCTGTCCGACGGGAGTTCCGTCGAGTGCGACGACGAGCATCTCTGGATCGTCGGTACGAGCTGTGGCTGGCACCGCGGCCAGGCTCCCAAGGTCTTGACGACCCGGGAGATCCGTCTCGACACGTTCAAGGCCAACGGGTCGTCGAAGTGGTACATCCCGCCGGCCCAGCCGGTCGATCTGGGCGGCGACGCCGGGCTGCCCCTCGACCCGTACCTGATCGGACTGCTGCTGGGGGACGGTTCGTTCCGGCACGATCTCCGTCTTTCCATCATCGACGACGAGATCCATGACGCGGTAGCGGCGGCAGTAGCGCCGGAATGCCGGCTGGTACCGGTGAAGGAATCGCACTGTGACTACACGATCCAGCTCAAGCGGCGTGCCGGAGGAGTGCGCAACCCAGTGATCCAGGTCCTGCGCGAGTTGGGCCTCTGGGGAACGACGTCCCACGACACGTTCGTCCCTCAGGATTTCAAGAACGCTCCGATCAAGGACCGTCTCGCCGTGTTGCAGGGACTTCTGGACACGGACGGCACTGTCCAAGCCGACGGCGTGAACATCTCCCTCTGCTCGGCTTCGCGCCGACTCGCGGAGGACGTCGCATGGCTCGTACGTTCTCTGGGCGGCCGGGCGCGAGTGCTGCCGAAGAAGGCCGCGTACACCGTGCAGGTGTCCCTGCCGGACGCTTACGCCCCGTTCCGGCTCACCCGCAAAGCGGAACGCGTGCGTCCGAGGCCGAAGGACAACAGGTTCCGACGCGGCATCCGGGCGGTCGAGTACGTGGGGCGGAAGCCCGTCCAGTGCATCAGCGTCGCCCACCCGAGCCATGCGTACGTCACCGACAACTTCACCGTCACCCACAACACCATGGTGGCCCTGCGCGCCATGCTCGCCGTGGTCGACGCCGGAGGCCAGGCCGCCATGCTCGCGCCCACCGAAGTGCTCGCCCAGCAGCACCACCGGTCGATCGTCGAGATGATGGGCGAGCTGGCCGAGGGCGGCATGCTGGGCGGGGCCGAGCAGGCCACCAAGGTGGTGCTGCTCACCGGATCCATGGGCGCGGCCGCCCGCCGCCGGGCCCTGCTCGACCTCACCACCGGCGAGGCCGGCATCGTCATCGGCACACACGCGCTGATCGAGGACAAGGTGCAGTTCCACGACCTGGGCCTGGTCGTGGTCGACGAACAGCACCGCTTCGGCGTGGAGCAGCGCGACGCCCTGCGCGGCAAGGGCAAACAGCCCCCGCACCTCCTGGTCATGACGGCCACGCCCATCCCGCGCACGGTCGCCATGACGGTCTTCGGCGACCTGGAGACCTCCGTCCTCGACCAGCTCCCGGCCGGCCGCTCGCCGATCGCCAGCCATGTCGTCCCGGCCGCCGACAAACCCCACTTCCTGGCCCGCGCCTGGGAACGGGTCCGCGAGGAAGCGGAGAACGGCCATCAGGCGTACGTGGTCTGCCCCCGCATCGGCGACGAGGACGACGACCCCAAGAAGTCCGGCAGGAAGAAGCCCTCCGAGTCCGCCGAGTCCCCGGAGGACGCCGCCGAGAAGCGTCCGCCCCTCGCGGTCCTCGACGTCGCCGAACAGCTTTCCAAGGGCCCCCTCCAGGGCCTCCGGGTCGAGGTGCTGCACGGCCGTATGCACCCCGACGACAAGGACGCGGTCATGCGCCGCTTCGCCGCCGGGGAGACGGACGTCCTGGTCGCCACGACGGTCATCGAGGTCGGCGTCAACGTCCCCAACGCCACCGTGATGGTGATCATGGACGCCGACCGCTTCGGCGTCTCCCAGCTCCACCAGCTGCGCGGCCGCGTCGGCCGTGGCTCGGCCCCGGGCCTGTGCCTCCTGGTCAGCGAGATGCCCGAGGCGAGCCCGGCCCGCCAGCGCCTGAACGCCGTCGCCGCCACCCTCGACGGCTTCGAGCTCTCCCGCATCGACCTGGAACAACGCCGTGAGGGCGACGTCCTCGGCCAGGCCCAGTCCGGCACCCGCTCCTCCCTGCGGATGCTCGCGGTCATCGAGGACGAGGAGATCATCGCGGAGGCGAGAGAGGAGGCGGCGGCCGTCGTGGCGAAGGACCCGGAGCTGACCCACCTCCCCGCCCTGCGGACAGCACTGGACGCCCTCTTGGACGAGGAGAGGGAGCAGTACCTGGAGAAGGGGTGAGGGTGACTGACTCTCTTTTGGGGGCGCGGGGCTGTAGTCCACAGGCGGCTACCGCCGCGCGGGCGCGACCAGCCACACTGATACCTGAAGCCGCCCACGACCAAGGACTGAAGATGACCCGCGTGATCGCCGGCACAGCCGGCGGACGCCGCCTGGCCGTCCCGCCAGGAACAGGAACCCGCCCCACATCGGACCGCGCCCGCGAGGGCCTCTTCTCCACCTGGCAGTCCCTCCTCGGCGGCCCCCTGGAAGGCGAACGCGTCCTCGACCTCTACGCGGGATCAGGGGCCGTAGGCCTGGAGGCCCTCTCCCGAGGCGCAGGCCAGGCCCTCCTGGTCGAAGCCGACGCCAAAGCCGTCCGCACGGTCCGCGACAACGTGAAGTCCCTCGGCCTCCCCGGCGCCGAGGTCAGATCAGGCAAAGCCGAACAGATCATCCGCACGACACCCCCAGGCGACCCGTACGACCTCGTCTTCCTCGATCCGCCGTACGCCGTCACCGACGACGATCTTCGCGAGATCCTGCTCACACTCCGCGCGGAAGGCTGGCTCGCCGAAGAAGCCCTCGTCACCGTGGAGCGCAGCACCAGAGGCGGTGAATTCCGGTGGCCCGAGGGCTTCGAGGCCCTCCGGGCCCGTCGCTACGGCGAGGGAACGTTTTGGTACGGTCGCGCCGCCTCTACGTGCGAAGACGCACGATGACCGGACCGGAGAGCGAGGGATCACAAGTGCGCCGCGCCGTATGTCCCGGGTCGTTCGACCCGATCACCAACGGACACCTCGACATCATCTCCCGCGCTTCCAGGCTGTACGACGAGGTCTACGTCGCGGTGATGATCAACCAGTCGAAGAAGGGACTGTTCGAGATCGACGAGCGGATCGACCTGATCCGCCGGGTCACCGCCGAGTACGGCAACGTCCGCGTCGAGGCCTTCCACGGCCTGCTCGTCGACTTCTGCAAGCAGCGCGACATCCCCGCCATCGTCAAGGGCCTGCGCGCGGTGAGCGACTTCGACTACGAGCTCCAGATGGCCCAGATGAACAACGGCCTCTCGGGCGTGGAGACCCTCTTCATCCCCACCAACCCCACCTACAGCTT
This region of Streptomyces caelestis genomic DNA includes:
- a CDS encoding HSP90 family protein is translated as MDSQTSQASQPSHSPQSPHTFQVDLRGLVDLLSQHLYSSPKVYLRELLQNAVDAITARRAAEPDAPARVRLSAEGGALRVEDTGVGLTEADVHDLLATIGRSSKRAEGLQEARSDFLGQFGIGLLACFVVAERIRVVSRSARTPGAPPVEWTASDDGSYTVRTLPDAERPEPGTTVHLVARAGAAQWLTPERVGALARDFGSLLPYDVRVGDEPVTDLPAPWDRSYPSPAGRRVALARHCHELFGFTPLDTIDLAVPLAGIRGVAYVLPSAVSPAQRAGHRVHLKGMLLTERAEQLLPDWAFFVRCVLDTDSLRPTASREALYEDETLTAVREALGERIRAWLTGLAAGDPERLAAFLSVHHLGVKSLARHDREMLRTMLPWLPFETTDGRLSLEEFAQRHPVVHFTRTVEEYRQVAPIASAQGIGVINGGYTYDSELVEALPSVRPGTVVAELDAETVTAHLDAVDPAEELALSGFLAAARARLDPLGCDVVLRAFHPLSLPALHLDDRDARHEQARADAEAQADDLWAGILGSLRGSAPRARLVLNHLNPLVRRISSLHDPELIGTATESLYGQALLMAQRPLRPADSALLNRAFIGLLEWATHSEDGQA
- a CDS encoding tetratricopeptide repeat protein produces the protein MSEITDFDALRRAMAENSEQPEGPARNARAEELLTAAEKLNVPLAVIEALGHQLKVYNYSSEKARVFVPFARLLRMWDERPEDFDEYETHSLHWVFKWVSSGMLDQPHIPLASIEKWLGEMEHRYRLAGYSERAVRSAEHSVAAHVGDLARAERAYAAWLAADRDSMADCHACELHGQGWWQAEQGRDAQALELWRPVLEGEYACAHEPHAALASSLVPLLRLGRLDEARANHLRGFRLVRATESMRGAYAEHVEFCALTGNEARALELLAERPAYFTDDGQPQSKLDFMSVVALLMDRLTGLGLGDRQVPGPAGREWTAGELATHARAEALALAARFDERNGTTYVSERARARMEQRPLVERLPLGVRSVRPVPPPAPPKVTGAATGQPDLPALLAEARRLSDNLRPDAVEAWAAVAEAAEGVELDPRDRAEMADHEAMGLGPEGAALFERAAKLYAAAGDPGEALAARTRAAYVRALGGDVEAALAAVSGPYDEILALYAAGDTGIRQTASVLMGRARILMRRAHEAGDRRAGEGLAEAEAAVREVLALVDGRAGEDVRLAARAAEAQAMLAELAGLAGDLETSAGLFARGAAAFVAAGLPWFAVEYEARLASLAHHLGDMAEAERALRAALEHGGAQLEAPGRAQLHLQLAELTGGRGEAVEAARHALEAVHWADEAGESATLGAWARQQLGGFLLRQGRWAEAAEVLESALPDLTAETHGDGAIVQAQWWLGDCLSELGEHRAAAERRLQAAEIARHWPEQHDHATLAHLAGESLGQAGLADEADRAYARAGDLWRELGNVHGLIRSLRARAWLALRAQDGLAQARALMAEAVREGEAARDTTADAESRQRLVAELGHTYRQFGDLLARSVSDGTDDAPARAVFEESLSQVLRAAEVFASLGDAALHSRTGAELAAGRLEADLGRPADAAARARAVLATYDRYGGYDGSETDDGDGDGEAVRARRAEAEQMLRLVAEG
- a CDS encoding helicase-related protein, which gives rise to MDLVPALHEPLRQPLKSVLGPATAKVMAEHLGLLTVGDLLHHYPRRYEERGQLTHLADLPMDEHVTVVAQVADARLHTFASARAPRGKGQRLEVTITDGSGRLQLVFFGNGVHKPHKELLPGTRAMFAGKVSVFNRRLQLAHPAYELLRGDSEDPGESVETWAGALIPIYPATAKLESWKIGKAIQTVLPTAQEALDPLPDSLREGRGLVPLPEALLKIHRPHTKADIEDARARLKWDEAFVLQVALARRRHADAQLPAVPREPSPDGLLTAFDARLPFTLTEGQQRVSREIFDDLATEHPMHRLLQGEVGSGKAQPLDSLVLTPTGFRPMGDLRVGDEVVVPDGDIALIAGVFPQGERDVWRLVLSDGSSVECDDEHLWIVGTSCGWHRGQAPKVLTTREIRLDTFKANGSSKWYIPPAQPVDLGGDAGLPLDPYLIGLLLGDGSFRHDLRLSIIDDEIHDAVAAAVAPECRLVPVKESHCDYTIQLKRRAGGVRNPVIQVLRELGLWGTTSHDTFVPQDFKNAPIKDRLAVLQGLLDTDGTVQADGVNISLCSASRRLAEDVAWLVRSLGGRARVLPKKAAYTVQVSLPDAYAPFRLTRKAERVRPRPKDNRFRRGIRAVEYVGRKPVQCISVAHPSHAYVTDNFTVTHNTMVALRAMLAVVDAGGQAAMLAPTEVLAQQHHRSIVEMMGELAEGGMLGGAEQATKVVLLTGSMGAAARRRALLDLTTGEAGIVIGTHALIEDKVQFHDLGLVVVDEQHRFGVEQRDALRGKGKQPPHLLVMTATPIPRTVAMTVFGDLETSVLDQLPAGRSPIASHVVPAADKPHFLARAWERVREEAENGHQAYVVCPRIGDEDDDPKKSGRKKPSESAESPEDAAEKRPPLAVLDVAEQLSKGPLQGLRVEVLHGRMHPDDKDAVMRRFAAGETDVLVATTVIEVGVNVPNATVMVIMDADRFGVSQLHQLRGRVGRGSAPGLCLLVSEMPEASPARQRLNAVAATLDGFELSRIDLEQRREGDVLGQAQSGTRSSLRMLAVIEDEEIIAEAREEAAAVVAKDPELTHLPALRTALDALLDEEREQYLEKG
- the coaD gene encoding pantetheine-phosphate adenylyltransferase, with translation MRRAVCPGSFDPITNGHLDIISRASRLYDEVYVAVMINQSKKGLFEIDERIDLIRRVTAEYGNVRVEAFHGLLVDFCKQRDIPAIVKGLRAVSDFDYELQMAQMNNGLSGVETLFIPTNPTYSFLSSSLVKEVATWGGDVSHLVPAEVLQALTERLRKD
- the rsmD gene encoding 16S rRNA (guanine(966)-N(2))-methyltransferase RsmD, encoding MTRVIAGTAGGRRLAVPPGTGTRPTSDRAREGLFSTWQSLLGGPLEGERVLDLYAGSGAVGLEALSRGAGQALLVEADAKAVRTVRDNVKSLGLPGAEVRSGKAEQIIRTTPPGDPYDLVFLDPPYAVTDDDLREILLTLRAEGWLAEEALVTVERSTRGGEFRWPEGFEALRARRYGEGTFWYGRAASTCEDAR